One genomic segment of Falco peregrinus isolate bFalPer1 chromosome 7, bFalPer1.pri, whole genome shotgun sequence includes these proteins:
- the PKIB gene encoding cAMP-dependent protein kinase inhibitor beta, producing MTDVEPVVTDFAASGRAGRRNALPDILGSPAGAGTSDLPHKLAELSVSEDEGAEGGEVPPSKAFLESQEAEGKNNDS from the exons ATGACTGATGTAGAGCCTGTGGTCACAGATTTTGCAGCATCAGGACGGGCAGGCCGCCGGAATGCCTTACCAGATATTCTGGGctctcctgctggtgctgggactTCAGACCTGCCACACAAACTGGCTGAGCTCTCCGTTTCAGAAG atgaaGGAGCAGAGGGTGGAGAAGTGCCACCATCCAAAGCCTTCCTGGAAAGTCAAGAGGcggaaggaaaaaacaatgaTTCCTAA